In Gemmatimonadaceae bacterium, the sequence CGCAATCGCGCGCGCTATTCGCCAGGAAACTGCCGAAAAAGCCGCCCGACTGACGGAGCGGGGAATCAGGCCCGGGCTTGCGGTCGTGCTCGTGGGCGAGGACCCGGCAAGCACCGTCTATGTACGATCGAAGGGGAAGGCGTGCGAAGAGGCCGGGATGCACAGCGTGTCCATTCAACTGCCTGCGTCCACGTCCCAGACCGAGCTTTCCAAAGTCGTCAAGGCTCTCAACGCGGATTCGCTGGTTCACGGGATCCTCGTCCAGATGCCGCTGCCGAAGCATCTCGATGCGGACGCGGTCATTCGCGCCATCGATCCGCGCAAGGACGTGGACGGATTCCATCCGGTAAATGTCGGCAAGCTGCTGATTGGAGAGCGCGACGGATTCGTGCCGTGCACCGCCGCGGGAATCCAGGAGATGCTGCGGCGCTCAGGAGTGGACACGAACGGCGCCGACTGCGTGATCGTCGGACGCAGCAATATCGTCGGCAAGCCGATGGCCGCGCTGCTCATGCAGGACGCGGCCGGCGCAAACGGAACGGTCACTGTTTGCCATCGCCACACGCGCGATCTCGCCGCGCACACGAAGCGCGCCGACATACTCATAGTGGCTGCGGGAAGAGCGGGCCTCGTGACGGCGGAGATGATCCGGCCCGGCGCAGTTGTGATAGACGTCGGGATGAATCGCATTCCAGATCCGTCCGTACCGAACGGATATCGCCTCGTCGGTGACGTGGACTTCGCGTCCGTCAGTCAGGTCGCATCGAAGATCACGCCGGTTCCCGGCGGCGTTGGCCCAATGACGATAGCGATGCTTCTCGCGAACACGGTACGAGCCGCATCGGCGTTCGCCAAGGCATGAACTACCGGGGGCGGAACCGGCCGTTCGACATGGGTGTGTCGCCGTATGCGCCCGTCCCGCCTGACGCACCGGGACGTTCACCGGAGACGGCGATCTCGATCAGCGAGCTCAACGACGCGACGAAGACGATAGTCGAGAGTGCATTCGGCAGATTCTGGGTGCGCGGCGAAGTCAGCGACTTCAAG encodes:
- the folD gene encoding bifunctional methylenetetrahydrofolate dehydrogenase/methenyltetrahydrofolate cyclohydrolase FolD gives rise to the protein MRAELIDGVAIARAIRQETAEKAARLTERGIRPGLAVVLVGEDPASTVYVRSKGKACEEAGMHSVSIQLPASTSQTELSKVVKALNADSLVHGILVQMPLPKHLDADAVIRAIDPRKDVDGFHPVNVGKLLIGERDGFVPCTAAGIQEMLRRSGVDTNGADCVIVGRSNIVGKPMAALLMQDAAGANGTVTVCHRHTRDLAAHTKRADILIVAAGRAGLVTAEMIRPGAVVIDVGMNRIPDPSVPNGYRLVGDVDFASVSQVASKITPVPGGVGPMTIAMLLANTVRAASAFAKA